A stretch of the Desulforamulus ferrireducens genome encodes the following:
- the nrdD gene encoding anaerobic ribonucleoside-triphosphate reductase, producing MFAKIRKRDGREVAFDETKITDAIFRAAKAVGGEDRQTAMELTLEVLKMLKKKYNGHIFGVEEVQDMVEKVLIEAGHARTAKAYILYRHQRTRLRDAKSDLMDAVEEILEETNRENANVSNSPSAKMLQIASAASKKYYLTRLIPEEMSQAHARGDIHIHDLDFYGKTLTCIQIPLGRLLKEGFNTGHGYIRPPRRPTSATALAAIILQSSQNDMHGGQSFAFFDRDIAPFVEDATDNETYQAMEALIYNLNSMHSRAGAQVPFSSLNLGTETSEAARRVTRNLLLAYEAGLGRGENPIFPNIIFKLKEGINLNPGDPNYDLFQLAMKVAAKRLNPTFSFMDSSFNQEYGDQVGYMGCRTRVIANRRGPAVTDGRGNLSFTTINLPRIAIKAERNLDKFYRMLDETFDLTCRQLYHRYQVQAKLKVKDMPFVMGQGLYLGSQGLKPNDPIEDVIKHGTLSPGFIGLAEALVALTGKHHGQSEEVQALGLEIVSYLRRKADEASEQYDLNFTLLATPAESVSGRFAKIDRKEFGIIPGVTDKAYYTNSFHIPVSYPIDIFNKISLEGPYHKYCNAGHISYIEMASPPQHNPQAMEAIIKHMKASDMGYAAINFPVDYCTSCSVTGVINQDSCPRCESQEIRRVRRITGYLSTVDRFNDAKVAELNDRTVHSGFDPKG from the coding sequence ATGTTTGCGAAAATTAGAAAAAGGGATGGACGGGAAGTAGCCTTTGATGAAACAAAAATTACCGATGCTATTTTTAGGGCAGCCAAAGCAGTGGGTGGGGAAGACCGCCAGACTGCCATGGAGTTAACTTTGGAAGTCCTCAAAATGCTAAAGAAGAAATACAATGGACATATCTTTGGCGTGGAAGAAGTGCAGGATATGGTGGAGAAGGTGCTGATCGAAGCCGGTCACGCCCGCACTGCCAAAGCCTATATCTTATACCGTCATCAGCGGACCCGCCTGCGTGATGCTAAGAGTGATTTGATGGATGCCGTGGAGGAGATTTTAGAAGAAACCAACCGTGAAAATGCCAATGTTTCCAACTCTCCTTCGGCTAAAATGCTGCAAATTGCCAGCGCTGCCAGCAAGAAATACTACTTAACTCGCTTAATCCCCGAGGAAATGTCTCAGGCCCATGCCAGAGGGGATATACATATACATGACTTGGATTTCTATGGTAAGACCCTAACCTGTATTCAAATACCTCTGGGTCGATTACTTAAGGAAGGCTTTAATACCGGGCATGGATATATCCGTCCTCCCAGACGGCCTACTTCTGCCACTGCCCTGGCAGCCATTATTTTGCAGAGTTCTCAAAATGATATGCACGGTGGCCAGTCCTTTGCCTTCTTTGATCGGGATATTGCTCCCTTTGTGGAAGATGCCACCGATAATGAAACCTATCAGGCTATGGAGGCCTTAATCTATAATTTAAACAGTATGCACAGCCGGGCCGGAGCACAGGTACCCTTCTCCAGCCTAAACCTGGGCACGGAAACTTCTGAGGCGGCCCGACGGGTTACCCGAAATCTGTTGTTGGCCTACGAAGCTGGTTTAGGCAGAGGGGAAAACCCCATTTTCCCCAACATCATCTTTAAATTAAAGGAAGGCATTAACCTAAATCCGGGGGATCCCAACTATGATTTATTCCAGTTAGCCATGAAGGTAGCCGCCAAGCGTTTGAATCCTACCTTTAGCTTTATGGACTCCTCCTTTAACCAGGAGTATGGCGACCAAGTGGGCTATATGGGCTGCCGTACCAGGGTTATTGCTAACCGTAGAGGACCTGCGGTTACCGACGGACGTGGTAATTTATCTTTCACCACCATTAACCTGCCCAGGATTGCCATTAAGGCCGAACGTAATTTGGATAAATTTTATCGTATGTTGGATGAAACCTTTGATTTAACCTGTCGTCAATTGTATCACCGTTATCAAGTACAGGCTAAGTTAAAGGTAAAGGATATGCCCTTTGTGATGGGGCAGGGGTTATACCTGGGTTCCCAGGGGCTAAAACCCAATGATCCCATTGAAGACGTGATCAAACACGGTACACTTTCCCCTGGCTTTATTGGCTTGGCTGAGGCATTGGTAGCCCTCACCGGGAAGCATCACGGTCAGAGCGAAGAAGTCCAGGCCTTAGGCTTGGAGATTGTTTCTTACCTCCGTCGTAAGGCCGATGAAGCCTCGGAACAATATGATCTAAACTTTACCCTGCTGGCCACTCCGGCAGAGAGTGTTTCCGGTCGCTTTGCCAAAATAGACCGCAAGGAATTTGGTATCATTCCCGGTGTAACGGATAAAGCGTACTATACCAACTCTTTCCACATACCGGTGAGTTATCCCATTGATATCTTTAACAAGATTTCCTTGGAAGGACCCTATCATAAGTATTGCAACGCCGGGCACATTAGTTATATTGAAATGGCTTCACCGCCACAGCATAATCCTCAGGCGATGGAGGCTATTATTAAACACATGAAGGCCAGTGACATGGGTTATGCCGCTATCAATTTCCCAGTTGATTATTGCACGTCCTGTAGTGTCACCGGTGTGATTAACCAAGATAGTTGCCCCCGCTGTGAATCCCAGGAAATTCGCCGGGTACGCCGTATCACAGGATATCTCAGCACAGTGGACCGCTTTAACGATGCCAAAGTGGCAGAATTGAACGATAGAACCGTTCACTCGGGTTTTGATCCCAAGGGCTAG
- the nrdG gene encoding anaerobic ribonucleoside-triphosphate reductase activating protein yields MKLRLGGITANSVVDGPGLRTVVFLQGCPRHCQGCHNEALLDPQAGRLVTLEEAWAAIRDSISPLTQGITFSGGDPLLQPEAVYALAQRLKDTYPSLDIWLYTGYLYEEVKNLPVMELVDVLVDGPFVQAQKDLDLVFRGSTNQRLIDLAKTRQTGQLVLWQPRMWS; encoded by the coding sequence ATGAAGCTTCGCCTGGGTGGTATCACTGCCAACAGTGTGGTGGACGGACCAGGGCTAAGGACAGTGGTGTTCCTGCAAGGGTGTCCTCGACACTGCCAAGGTTGCCACAATGAGGCGCTACTGGACCCACAGGCCGGTCGGCTAGTAACCTTGGAGGAAGCTTGGGCTGCGATAAGGGACTCTATTTCTCCCTTGACCCAGGGTATTACTTTCAGTGGTGGAGATCCACTGCTGCAGCCGGAGGCTGTATATGCCTTAGCTCAGCGGCTAAAGGATACTTATCCTTCTTTGGATATTTGGTTATACACCGGTTACCTGTACGAAGAAGTAAAAAACTTACCCGTAATGGAGCTGGTGGATGTACTGGTGGACGGCCCTTTTGTGCAAGCCCAAAAGGATTTGGATTTGGTTTTTCGAGGCTCCACTAACCAAAGGTTAATCGATTTGGCCAAGACCCGCCAGACCGGCCAACTGGTTCTCTGGCAACCACGGATGTGGTCATAA
- a CDS encoding DUF1858 domain-containing protein: MEKITKDMTMGYIVKEFPQTAEVFQRYGMGCLSCPTAQLESLEKGAMLHGLDITALLAELNKVVK; this comes from the coding sequence ATGGAAAAAATAACTAAGGACATGACCATGGGTTATATTGTCAAAGAATTCCCCCAAACTGCCGAGGTGTTCCAACGTTATGGCATGGGTTGTCTGAGCTGTCCCACTGCCCAGCTAGAGTCCTTGGAAAAGGGTGCTATGCTGCACGGCTTGGATATAACCGCATTATTGGCAGAACTTAATAAAGTGGTAAAATAA
- a CDS encoding CopD family protein, with protein sequence MLTLVQIARFLHDLAFTTWIGSMIFMMLVLTPAVGAKGIPPQFLRLMGIERFKNWAWASIIILAVTGTYRLYGRFYMFDLFLMSRYGKLMMLKISLFLVMVILTAIVSLSYAKRIPAEAPQKPGEQPTPEFATMQRRFISFSATNLALGVTIIFIMSIIR encoded by the coding sequence ATGCTTACCTTGGTGCAAATAGCCAGATTTTTACACGATCTGGCTTTCACTACGTGGATTGGTAGTATGATTTTTATGATGTTGGTACTGACCCCTGCCGTGGGGGCCAAAGGAATTCCTCCTCAATTTTTACGCCTCATGGGTATCGAGCGCTTTAAAAATTGGGCCTGGGCCAGTATTATTATTTTAGCTGTGACAGGCACTTACCGTTTGTACGGGCGATTTTATATGTTTGACCTCTTTCTAATGAGCCGTTATGGAAAACTGATGATGTTAAAAATAAGTTTATTTTTAGTTATGGTAATTCTCACGGCTATTGTTAGTCTGTCCTATGCTAAACGTATTCCGGCGGAAGCTCCCCAGAAACCAGGAGAGCAGCCAACTCCTGAATTTGCCACTATGCAACGAAGATTTATCTCTTTTTCCGCCACCAATTTAGCGCTGGGAGTAACCATTATATTTATCATGTCGATTATTAGATGA
- a CDS encoding 4Fe-4S binding protein has product MRGFPEYYEIARCRNCPNAILDLERMARACQEILEEQNFSARQRERLGPMAKAKYHDIFRIAIAGCPNSCSQPQIKDFGLQGQAVPEVGEGCTHCGLCVKVCPDKAIVLNPAGPEIDRSLCLNCGKCARNCPTAAIGISQRGYRVIWGGKLGRRPMLAREVCCLTDEQGATEYLQQAITLLLREGKPGERYGALLERLNKK; this is encoded by the coding sequence TTGAGGGGTTTTCCGGAGTATTATGAGATTGCCCGCTGTCGCAACTGCCCCAATGCCATCCTGGATTTAGAGCGCATGGCCAGGGCTTGCCAAGAAATCTTAGAGGAACAAAACTTTTCTGCCAGGCAGAGGGAACGTTTGGGGCCAATGGCCAAAGCAAAATACCATGATATTTTTAGGATAGCCATTGCCGGATGTCCCAATTCTTGCAGCCAGCCCCAGATCAAGGATTTTGGTCTGCAGGGGCAGGCTGTACCGGAGGTGGGAGAGGGCTGTACCCACTGCGGCCTCTGTGTCAAAGTTTGCCCGGACAAGGCAATTGTACTTAATCCAGCAGGGCCGGAGATAGATCGTTCCCTCTGTCTCAATTGTGGTAAATGTGCCCGTAATTGCCCGACGGCAGCCATTGGCATCAGCCAGCGAGGCTATCGTGTTATCTGGGGAGGCAAGCTGGGGCGTCGACCCATGTTAGCCAGGGAGGTTTGTTGTTTAACTGATGAGCAAGGGGCCACTGAATATTTGCAACAAGCCATTACCCTTTTATTAAGAGAAGGTAAACCCGGTGAAAGATATGGTGCTTTGCTGGAAAGATTGAATAAAAAATGA
- a CDS encoding carboxymuconolactone decarboxylase family protein, producing the protein MEILAILKQLSQDKPQVVGAIQGLRQAVLKECSLDAKTANLVAIGIATAIRNQEALIGHIQLAKEAGATEDEVVGAILLALPSSGVPSTLTALPQAWQAFKK; encoded by the coding sequence ATGGAAATCTTAGCTATTTTAAAACAGTTAAGTCAGGACAAGCCTCAGGTTGTGGGGGCTATTCAAGGGTTACGGCAGGCTGTCCTGAAGGAATGCTCATTAGACGCCAAAACAGCAAACCTGGTGGCCATCGGTATTGCCACAGCCATAAGAAACCAGGAGGCGTTAATCGGACATATCCAGTTAGCTAAAGAGGCTGGGGCCACTGAGGACGAAGTGGTAGGGGCCATACTGCTGGCTCTTCCCTCCAGTGGCGTCCCAAGTACCCTCACTGCCTTACCCCAGGCCTGGCAGGCCTTTAAAAAGTAG
- the cooS gene encoding anaerobic carbon-monoxide dehydrogenase catalytic subunit, which translates to MSDKKTELIHNSDPTHRPDTNDPSAHQDRNKTQVPYNYRKFEPSPQGEALHRWQREHIKNKDDQSKEGYPLNVIVDPAMREMYQVVHNQGLTNVFDRFSEQQPQCNFCSPGLSCQLCANGPCRISKKAQRGVCGVDAHVMVSRNFTYRHTTIGTSANCYHAMQAARTLRAAGTNPESGLKIREPEKLKKYAEFLGMDTNKPIEKLAVEFADFFLEDLHRPNYMESKLVEAFAPPRRKELWRKLGLFPGGAFSEVGFAQTKCMTNLGADPIDFLLTCVRLGVANEFQGLFALDILQEILIGTQEITHQKMNMGLLDPNKVNIITNGHMPLLAHVVIDLASTDKWQQRAKEIGAEGIQVLGHVCEGQQLINYSGSHHMSALAGQEGEWLSEEYLMATGCVDLFMFDYNCTVPTLPLYAQRFGTKLMSVDPVIRMPDTETLDFIPEQMAKQAEKCLERALEFFKKRKEENRDIYVPPHVSDCMVGFSTESVKQALGGSWQPLIEQIANGNIRGIATMVGCTTARYGQGGSNAFKLAKALIERDVLILSGGCVSAVYEYTGLCRPEAANEAGPGLKKVCQSLGIPPVLSYGACVDVGKMTHTAMELADALDVDTNALPLVIGAPEYLEQKAVADACTAVAMGWLVHIAPVPSVTGSEVVVKTLTETTETLGLGKVMIELDAEKAADIYMEHIEKKRAELGLSSNLPKR; encoded by the coding sequence ATGTCTGACAAAAAAACCGAATTAATCCACAATAGCGATCCAACACATCGGCCGGATACTAACGATCCCAGTGCCCATCAGGATCGCAATAAAACGCAAGTACCCTATAACTATCGCAAGTTTGAACCTTCTCCCCAGGGAGAAGCCCTGCATCGCTGGCAGCGAGAGCATATTAAAAACAAGGATGATCAATCTAAAGAGGGTTACCCTTTAAACGTTATTGTGGACCCGGCCATGCGGGAAATGTATCAGGTGGTACATAACCAGGGTTTAACTAACGTCTTTGACCGTTTCTCAGAACAACAGCCCCAGTGCAACTTCTGTTCCCCTGGCCTATCTTGCCAACTCTGTGCTAACGGCCCCTGCCGCATTTCTAAAAAGGCCCAGCGGGGTGTTTGCGGTGTGGATGCCCATGTAATGGTATCCCGTAACTTCACCTATCGTCATACCACCATTGGTACTTCGGCCAATTGCTATCATGCCATGCAAGCAGCCCGTACCCTCAGGGCAGCCGGTACCAACCCGGAAAGTGGTTTGAAAATTCGAGAACCGGAAAAATTGAAAAAATACGCCGAGTTCCTGGGGATGGATACCAACAAGCCCATAGAAAAGCTGGCCGTGGAATTTGCGGATTTCTTCCTGGAAGACCTGCATCGTCCTAACTATATGGAATCAAAACTGGTGGAGGCCTTTGCTCCTCCCCGCCGTAAGGAACTATGGCGTAAACTGGGATTATTCCCTGGCGGTGCCTTCTCCGAAGTGGGCTTTGCCCAAACCAAATGTATGACCAACCTGGGGGCAGATCCTATAGACTTCCTGCTCACCTGTGTTCGCCTGGGTGTGGCCAATGAGTTTCAGGGTTTATTTGCCCTGGACATCTTGCAAGAAATTCTCATCGGTACCCAGGAAATTACCCACCAAAAAATGAATATGGGTCTCCTGGACCCCAACAAAGTAAACATTATCACCAACGGTCATATGCCCCTCTTGGCCCATGTGGTGATTGATCTGGCCTCCACCGATAAATGGCAGCAGAGGGCTAAGGAAATTGGTGCCGAGGGCATCCAAGTGTTGGGCCACGTCTGCGAAGGCCAACAGTTGATCAACTACTCCGGCTCCCATCATATGTCTGCCCTGGCTGGTCAGGAAGGGGAATGGTTGTCTGAGGAATATTTAATGGCCACCGGTTGTGTGGATCTGTTTATGTTTGACTACAACTGTACCGTACCTACCCTACCACTCTATGCCCAGCGCTTTGGTACCAAGTTAATGAGTGTGGACCCTGTTATTCGTATGCCAGACACCGAAACTCTGGATTTTATCCCGGAACAAATGGCTAAACAAGCAGAGAAATGCCTGGAGCGGGCATTGGAGTTCTTTAAAAAGCGGAAGGAAGAAAACCGGGACATTTATGTGCCGCCCCATGTCAGTGATTGCATGGTAGGTTTCTCCACAGAATCGGTTAAACAGGCTTTAGGTGGCAGTTGGCAACCTCTCATTGAACAAATTGCCAACGGGAACATCCGTGGTATCGCCACCATGGTAGGCTGCACCACCGCCCGCTATGGTCAGGGTGGCAGCAACGCCTTTAAGTTGGCTAAGGCTCTCATTGAGCGGGATGTCCTGATTCTCTCAGGTGGCTGTGTTTCTGCGGTCTACGAGTATACCGGACTGTGCAGACCCGAAGCGGCCAACGAAGCAGGTCCCGGCCTCAAGAAGGTTTGTCAGTCTCTGGGTATACCGCCGGTGCTATCTTACGGCGCCTGCGTAGATGTGGGTAAAATGACCCACACCGCCATGGAACTGGCCGATGCCCTGGATGTAGATACCAATGCCCTGCCCTTAGTCATCGGTGCTCCGGAATACCTGGAGCAAAAGGCCGTAGCCGATGCCTGCACCGCAGTGGCCATGGGCTGGTTGGTACACATAGCTCCGGTGCCCTCGGTCACAGGTAGCGAAGTGGTGGTGAAAACCCTGACCGAAACCACCGAAACCCTGGGCCTGGGTAAAGTAATGATTGAACTGGATGCCGAAAAGGCTGCGGATATTTATATGGAGCATATTGAGAAAAAGCGGGCAGAACTAGGCTTATCCTCTAACCTGCCCAAACGCTAA
- a CDS encoding Crp/Fnr family transcriptional regulator: MENIKYLKKIPLFFGLSDEQLLEISQLILERSYKKGRIIFMEGEPGEAIYILKSGLIKLTKRLEDGREHILHFVHAGEVFAEVVLFDGGNYPATSEVQEDSVVGVLRNKDIERLISKNPVMAVEMLRIMSRRLRTAQEKVMNLALHDTARRLAFALLKMAEEHGIKNSQGTVINMSLTNQELANLTGSSRETINRMLNSFKRAGAIDVDRQQIVILAKNKLEDLLR; this comes from the coding sequence TTGGAGAATATAAAGTATCTGAAAAAAATACCCCTGTTCTTTGGCCTGTCTGATGAGCAACTGCTAGAGATTTCTCAACTAATATTGGAACGCAGCTATAAAAAAGGGCGCATCATTTTCATGGAAGGAGAACCGGGTGAGGCTATTTATATCCTTAAGTCGGGTCTAATTAAATTGACTAAACGACTGGAGGACGGTCGGGAACATATTTTACATTTTGTCCATGCCGGTGAAGTGTTTGCCGAAGTGGTGCTGTTTGACGGCGGTAATTATCCGGCCACTTCCGAGGTTCAAGAGGACTCGGTGGTGGGCGTCCTACGTAACAAGGACATTGAACGCCTCATCAGCAAGAACCCCGTGATGGCTGTAGAAATGCTCCGCATCATGTCCCGCCGACTGCGCACAGCCCAGGAAAAGGTGATGAACCTGGCCCTGCACGATACCGCCCGGCGGCTGGCCTTTGCCCTGCTAAAGATGGCTGAGGAGCACGGCATTAAAAATTCCCAGGGAACTGTTATTAATATGAGTCTCACCAACCAGGAGTTGGCCAATTTAACCGGCAGTTCACGGGAAACAATAAACAGGATGTTAAATAGCTTCAAGCGGGCCGGTGCCATTGATGTGGATCGACAGCAAATTGTGATATTAGCTAAGAATAAGTTAGAAGATTTGCTAAGATAG
- a CDS encoding class I SAM-dependent methyltransferase has product MYKELSQYYDDIFPTGNAQLNFFRQLFTDNGVSRVLDVACGSGNYALEFARWGLNVVGIDYEQEMIKLAREKARKEGLAVDFHTGDMRKLDSLEGKFDAVVCIGNSLVHLLNDKDLLLALNQMKERLYYGGLLLIQTINYDRILKGNITQLPDIVNHQAGLVFTRHYEFRADGLINFITSLVKNGPNGSQECLGSGQVPLRPLTRKQLEESLVQANFQEIEVYGGFDRRPHSWDSQATVIKASRRRSCILSK; this is encoded by the coding sequence ATGTATAAAGAATTAAGCCAGTATTACGATGATATTTTTCCAACCGGTAATGCCCAGCTCAATTTCTTTCGCCAGTTATTCACTGATAATGGTGTCAGCAGGGTATTAGATGTAGCCTGTGGGTCTGGCAACTATGCTTTGGAATTTGCCAGATGGGGATTAAACGTGGTGGGTATCGATTATGAACAGGAAATGATTAAATTGGCCCGGGAAAAGGCTCGCAAGGAAGGACTTGCGGTGGATTTCCACACCGGGGATATGCGGAAGTTGGATAGCCTTGAGGGTAAATTTGATGCCGTAGTCTGTATTGGCAATTCCCTTGTTCATCTGCTCAACGACAAAGACCTCTTGTTAGCACTTAATCAAATGAAAGAGCGACTATATTACGGAGGATTACTGTTAATCCAAACTATAAACTATGACCGTATTCTCAAAGGTAACATCACCCAGCTACCGGATATTGTCAACCACCAGGCAGGCCTTGTTTTCACCCGTCACTACGAGTTTAGAGCCGATGGACTGATTAATTTTATCACCTCCTTAGTAAAAAACGGCCCTAACGGTAGCCAGGAATGCCTGGGCAGTGGTCAAGTGCCTTTGCGACCCTTGACCCGAAAACAACTGGAAGAAAGCCTGGTCCAGGCCAATTTTCAAGAAATTGAGGTGTATGGGGGATTTGATCGCCGACCTCACAGTTGGGACAGTCAAGCCACTGTCATCAAGGCCTCCCGCCGTAGATCCTGTATATTAAGCAAGTAG
- a CDS encoding NapC/NirT family cytochrome c, producing the protein MKKILLIAGVGVLLLLSPLVTKIPAINKRLDGPGFCGGCHVMEPWVDTWLHNAHRQTASCSDCHIPHDFVRGAYYKAYVGTRDVAEMILGNWPTPIKLSGHGGKVTQENCYRCHETLLTPTNETPQGKTRNCWDCHRNTPHSL; encoded by the coding sequence ATGAAAAAAATCCTCCTGATAGCCGGTGTGGGGGTGCTGTTGCTGCTAAGCCCGCTGGTTACCAAAATACCAGCCATCAATAAGCGGCTGGACGGACCGGGTTTTTGTGGGGGCTGTCATGTGATGGAGCCCTGGGTGGACACCTGGCTCCACAATGCTCACAGACAGACAGCTTCCTGCAGTGATTGCCACATTCCCCATGACTTTGTACGTGGGGCCTATTATAAAGCCTATGTAGGGACCCGGGATGTGGCAGAAATGATTTTGGGTAATTGGCCTACCCCCATAAAACTCAGTGGACATGGTGGGAAGGTAACACAGGAAAATTGTTACCGTTGTCATGAAACACTGCTGACGCCGACTAACGAAACACCCCAGGGTAAAACCCGCAACTGCTGGGACTGTCATCGTAACACACCGCACTCATTGTAA
- a CDS encoding ammonia-forming cytochrome c nitrite reductase subunit c552, with protein sequence MKSKGFILALAAIAAIVVLGAMYMSFQKNNRVLTETANLPPIGENEIDPAVWGKHYPRTYDTFLKGKETGVATKYGGSDPFDKAEQQPEMKTLFAGYGFGEEYFEERGHFYALLDNSKITPARRKAGAVCLYCKSPAIPGLLAKYGDEFGQYSYEEMYKQVKFSIGCSDCHDPKDMSLRITRPALVEALERIGKDWKLASRQEMRSLVCAQCHVEYYFNKEKKVTFPWDKGWTADQMEEYYGDYENTIHIDWTHPQSGTNLLKAQHPDYEFSQGGAHASAGVACADCHMPYERVGNVKVTSHWWVSPTRTINQSCTQCHREDEEWLLSRIHYYQDRNFEALRRAGNLNVEAIKEIEKSANTPGVDAKLLEEARALHRSAQWRWDYMSAENSMGFHNPQEGMKTLSKSIDLAHQAIATARKARGAE encoded by the coding sequence ATGAAATCTAAGGGTTTTATTCTGGCACTGGCGGCCATTGCTGCCATTGTAGTGTTGGGAGCCATGTATATGTCTTTTCAAAAGAATAACCGAGTTTTGACAGAGACGGCAAATCTTCCACCCATTGGGGAGAATGAAATAGACCCAGCTGTTTGGGGAAAGCACTATCCCAGGACTTATGATACTTTTTTAAAGGGTAAAGAAACGGGAGTTGCTACCAAATACGGTGGTAGTGACCCCTTTGATAAAGCCGAGCAACAACCAGAAATGAAAACTCTCTTTGCCGGCTATGGCTTTGGTGAGGAATATTTTGAGGAGCGAGGACACTTCTACGCTCTCCTTGATAACAGTAAGATAACCCCTGCCCGCAGAAAGGCCGGCGCTGTCTGTCTTTATTGTAAATCGCCTGCCATACCCGGTTTGTTGGCTAAATATGGTGATGAATTTGGCCAATATAGCTATGAAGAAATGTACAAACAGGTCAAATTTTCCATTGGCTGCTCTGATTGCCACGATCCCAAGGATATGAGCCTGCGGATTACACGTCCAGCGCTGGTAGAAGCTCTGGAGCGCATAGGAAAAGATTGGAAGTTAGCCTCCCGCCAAGAAATGCGTTCCCTGGTTTGTGCCCAGTGCCACGTGGAGTATTACTTTAATAAAGAAAAGAAAGTAACCTTCCCCTGGGACAAGGGCTGGACTGCCGATCAAATGGAAGAATACTACGGAGACTATGAAAATACCATCCATATAGATTGGACACACCCACAATCGGGAACCAACCTATTAAAAGCCCAACATCCAGACTATGAATTTTCCCAGGGCGGCGCCCATGCCTCCGCCGGGGTGGCCTGTGCCGATTGCCATATGCCCTACGAAAGGGTAGGTAATGTTAAAGTGACTTCCCACTGGTGGGTAAGCCCTACCAGGACCATTAACCAGAGTTGCACCCAGTGTCACCGCGAAGATGAGGAATGGCTATTGAGCCGCATCCATTACTATCAGGATCGCAACTTTGAAGCCTTGCGCCGGGCAGGCAATTTAAATGTTGAGGCCATTAAGGAAATTGAAAAATCCGCTAATACCCCAGGGGTTGACGCCAAACTCCTGGAGGAAGCCAGGGCCTTGCATCGTTCCGCTCAGTGGCGCTGGGATTATATGTCGGCAGAAAATAGTATGGGCTTCCACAACCCACAGGAAGGTATGAAGACCTTGAGTAAATCCATTGATTTGGCTCATCAGGCCATTGCCACAGCCCGCAAAGCACGGGGGGCAGAGTAA